In Brassica rapa cultivar Chiifu-401-42 chromosome A06, CAAS_Brap_v3.01, whole genome shotgun sequence, a single window of DNA contains:
- the LOC103871421 gene encoding RING-H2 finger protein ATL75, with translation MSSNELSSSAQAFQEQVSGGFVSRKLLLHNPFDHNTQQAFVVAPSPLITHENNLNGNVLMLLSVLICGIICCLGLHYIIRCAFRGTSSFMISEPISSLSTRHGSPNKGIKKKALKMFPVVSYSPGMNLPGIGEECVICLSDFVSGEKLRLLPNCNHGFHVRCIDKWLQQHLTCPNCRHCLVETCQKILGDFSQADQVIAAHTESTIVRIAPLQPEGRVNTLRESS, from the coding sequence ATGTCGTCAAATGAATTATCTTCTTCAGCTCAAGCCTTCCAAGAACAAGTCAGTGGCGGTTTTGTCTCTAGAAAGCTGCTTCTGCACAACCCATTTGACCACAACACTCAACAAGCCTTCGTGGTCGCACCATCTCCCCTAATCACACATGAGAACAACCTCAACGGGAATGTCTTGATGCTTCTCTCAGTCCTTATCTGTGGAATCATCTGCTGCCTTGGTTTACATTACATCATTCGTTGCGCATTCAGAGGTACTTCAAGTTTCATGATCTCTGAGCCTATCTCCAGTCTTTCAACACGACATGGGTCACCAAACAAAGGAATCAAGAAGAAAGCTCTTAAGATGTTCCCGGTCGTGAGTTACTCACCTGGGATGAACCTGCCGGGGATCGGTGAAGAATGCGTCATCTGTTTGTCAGATTTTGTTTCCGGTGAGAAGCTCAGGCTGCTACCTAACTGCAACCACGGATTCCATGTTCGTTGCATTGACAAGTGGCTTCAACAACATTTGACTTGTCCAAACTGCAGACACTGTCTTGTTGAGACATGCCAAAAGATCTTAGGTGACTTCAGTCAAGCTGATCAAGTGATAGCAGCACATACAGAGAGCACAATTGTCAGGATAGCTCCTCTACAACCTGAAGGAAGAGTAAACACTTTAAGAGAAAGCAGCTAA
- the LOC103871420 gene encoding E3 ubiquitin-protein ligase ATL76-like, whose amino-acid sequence MSSNELPSSAQAFHEQVLSAFISRKLLLHNTQRAHAVAPTPPISHENNVSGAVLVLLSVLICGIIFCLGLHYLICLAFRRHSSFMISEPVSSLSTQRDPSHKGIKKKALRMFPVVSYSHELNLSGIGEECVICLSDFVSGEKLRLLPKCNHGFHVCCIDKWLQQHLTCPKCRHSLVDTCQKILGDFSQADQVTARPTENVIVRIAPLEPEGRVNTFRESS is encoded by the coding sequence ATGTCTTCAAATGAATTACCTTCTTCGGCCCAAGCCTTCCATGAACAAGTCCTTAGTGCTTTTATCTCTAGAAAGCTGCTTCTGCACAACACTCAACGAGCCCATGCGGTCGCACCAACTCCTCCTATAAGCCATGAGAACAACGTCAGTGGTGCTGTCTTGGTGCTTCTCTCAGTCCTCATCTGTGGAATCATCTTCTGCCTCGGGTTACATTACCTCATTTGTTTGGCATTCAGACGCCATTCAAGCTTCATGATCTCTGAGCCTGTCTCCAGTCTTTCAACACAACGTGATCCATCGCACAAAGGAATCAAGAAGAAAGCTCTTAGGATGTTCCCAGTCGTGAGTTACTCACATGAGCTGAACCTCTCTGGGATTGGTGAAGAGTGCGTCATCTGCTTGTCGGATTTTGTTTCCGGTGAAAAGCTCAGGCTGCTACCTAAGTGCAACCACGGGTTCCATGTTTGTTGCATTGACAAGTGGCTTCAACAACACTTGACTTGTCCAAAATGCAGACACTCTCTTGTTGACACATGCCAGAAGATCTTAGGTGACTTCAGTCAAGCCGATCAAGTGACAGCAAGACCAACAGAGAACGTTATTGTCAGAATAGCTCCTCTGGAACCTGAAGGAAGAGTAAACACTTTTAGAGAAAGCAGCTAA
- the LOC103871422 gene encoding RING-H2 finger protein ATL75-like has protein sequence MSSTKAFQEQVHGGFISRKLLLHNPFDHNTQQTFMVAPSPLITHENNVSGNVLMLLSVLICGIICCLGLHYIIRCAFRRTSSFMISEPISSLSTPHGSSNKGIKKKALNMFPVVSYSTEMNLPGVGEECVICLSDFVSGEKLRLLPKCNHGFHVHCIDKWLQQHLTCPSCRHCLVETCQKILGDSSQVTATPSESIIVRIAPLEPEGRLNTLRENI, from the coding sequence ATGTCTTCCACTAAAGCCTTCCAAGAACAAGTCCATGGCGGTTTTATCTCTAGAAAGCTGCTTCTGCACAACCCATTTGACCACAACACTCAACAAACCTTCATGGTCGCACCATCTCCCCTCATTACACATGAGAACAACGTCAGTGGGAATGTCTTGATGCTTCTCTCAGTCCTCATCTGTGGAATCATCTGCTGCCTCGGTTTACATTATATCATTCGCTGCGCATTCAGACGTACTTCAAGTTTCATGATCTCTGAGCCTATCTCCAGTCTTTCAACACCACATGGGTCATCAAACAAAGGAATCAAGAAGAAAGCTCTTAATATGTTCCCGGTCGTGAGTTACTCAACTGAGATGAACTTGCCAGGGGTCGGTGAAGAATGCGTCATCTGTTTGTCGGATTTTGTTTCTGGTGAAAAGCTCAGGCTGCTGCCTAAGTGCAACCACGGGTTCCATGTTCATTGCATTGACAAGTGGCTTCAACAACATTTGACTTGTCCAAGCTGCAGACACTGTCTCGTTGAGACATGCCAAAAGATCTTAGGTGACTCCAGTCAAGTGACAGCAACACCATCAGAGAGCATAATTGTCAGGATAGCTCCTCTAGAGCCTGAAGGAAGATTAAACACTTTAAGAGAAAACATCTAA
- the LOC108872195 gene encoding uncharacterized protein LOC108872195, with protein sequence MLKLDRSLVNPAWSDSFPSGRCQYLGFEASDHRTLITVFDSAKRRRNRLFRFDRRLRDNEEVKELIANTWNSNPEASVNSRLAQCRRALSTWTREQHFNSKEKINKLKQNLDEAMTDPQGNDDLIALLNAELMLAYKAEEEFWRQRSRIMWLSLGDRNSGYFHAVAKGRKARNRMSVIEDSNGIAYYEEEQIASQITAYFTEMFSSLNSDATEGDTREIVGSAIRPSVSESANARLSAIPNTAEIKTALFLIHPDKAPGPDGFSASFFHSNWSTVGTSLIREIQAFFRTGLLPTVTNVTYVRLIPKSTGAKLVSDYRPIALCNVAYKVITKILSLRLKPILQDIISETQSAFVPGRAISDNVLITHEILHSLKTSEAVIRCSMAVKTDMSKAYDRLEWRFIEEVLTRFGFAAPFVHLIMQCVTSVSYSFLINDSVHGKIIPSRGIRQGDPLSPYLFILCGEVLSGLCLRAQRSGHLSGLRVAIPAPRINHLLFADDTMFFLGTDDLSCISLMEIIHKYRRSSGQMINASKSSIFFSAMTPQVIRERVKSHLGIEKEGGVGKYLGLPEHFGRRKRDLFTGIVDRIRQQAACWSSRQLSPAGKLVMLKSVLTATPAYTMTCFQLPVSLCKRIQSALTRFWWDESPEKRKMCWVAWETLTAPKALGGLGIRDIQAFNTALLAKQSWRIISKPDCLLSRVLRGKYCSKVSFLEVEPLKSASHGWRGILAGRDLLATNLGKAIGDGESTRIWKDPWLSPLLPTRPIGPANEEHQDLVVADFLCRGNTDWNIQRIKEVLPNYLTDILNVKPSIMGVPDSFVWLASRSGVYTAKSGYYVAASMELAANRVEARPLPDQNLYKSIWASKIPPKLHLFLWKIMQGALALGENLARRGILNNISCRHCGEPETTDHLFLHGVFTRQIWSSHIWSSPFDPRLHATFAEAFIGSTAATNLPPLGVATNLFPWITWGIWTARNYYVFENRVFTPKEIIANAIRLAREWSIAQTSPYSSPSPQLSRTLPPTLTSPFVVCFTDAAWQAGSKKAGCGWIFTDHRDAWLKQGTSTFNYTSSPLMAEALAVRTALLNALEAGYTRICIKSDCQALVAIISSKQHPADLHGITRDIEFLSLSFDCISFVFISRNLNSAADALAKSSLYSAPTN encoded by the exons ATGCTCAA ATTAGATCGATCACTTGTCAACCCGGCTTGGTCGGATAGCTTTCCCTCCGGAAGATGTCAGTATCTAGGTTTTGAAGCGTCTGATCATAGGACCCTAATCACGGTCTTTGATTCAGCTAAGCGCAGGCGGAATCGTCTGTTCCGCTTCGACCGTAGGCTCCGAGATAATGAAGAGGTCAAGGAATTGATAGCGAATACCTGGAACTCCAACCCAGAGGCTTCCGTTAACTCAAGACTGGCTCAGTGTCGTCGAGCCTTATCAACCTGGACAAGAGAACAACATTTCAACAGTAAGGAGAAGATCAACAAGCTGAAGCAGAATCTGGACGAGGCCATGACTGACCCCCAGGGTAATGATGATCTCATCGCCTTACTAAATGCTGAACTTATGCTGGCGTATAAAGCGGAAGAAGAATTCTGGCGACAACGGAGTAGAATTATGTGGCTTTCACTAGGAGATAGAAACTCTGGCTACTTCCATGCTGTGGCCAAAGGACGAAAAGCCCGTAACAGAATGTCGGTAATAGAAGATTCAAATGGCATTGCCTACTATGAAGAAGAACAAATCGCAAGCCAGATCACTGCTTACTTCACAGAGATGTTCTCTTCGCTCAACAGTGATGCTACTGAAGGAGACACGAGAGAGATTGTAGGCTCAGCCATCAGGCCAAGCGTCTCAGAGTCAGCAAATGCGAGACTAAGCGCCATACCTAACACTGCAGAGATTAAAACCGCTTTGTTTCTCATCCATCCGGATAAAGCTCCTGGGCCGGACGGATTTTCAGCAAGTTTTTTCCACTCTAACTGGAGTACAGTAGGCACTTCACTGATCCGGGAAATCCAAGCTTTCTTCCGAACAGGCCTTCTACCGACTGTCACCAACGTTACCTATGTCAGGCTCATACCAAAGTCCACAGGCGCCAAGCTCGTTTCAGACTACCGACCGATAGCTCTTTGCAACGTTGCCTACAAAGTGATCACAAAAATCCTCTCTCTCAGATTGAAACCAATTCTCCAAGATATCATCTCTGAGACACAGTCGGCCTTTGTCCCAGGGAGAGCCATATCTGACAACGTACTTATAACCCACGAGATCCTCCACTCTCTCAAAACATCGGAGGCCGTTATCCGATGTTCCATGGCTGTGAAAACAGACATGAGCAAAGCCTACGACCGTTTAGAGTGGCGTTTTATCGAGGAGGTTCTGACACGTTTTGGCTTCGCAGCCCCCTTTGTGCACCTGATCATGCAATGTGTGACCTCAGTATCCTATTCCTTCCTAATCAATGACTCAGTCCACGGCAAGATCATCCCGTCTAGAGGGATTCGTCAGGGAGATCCGCTGTCCCCATATTTATTCATCTTATGCGGAGAAGTGCTCTCCGGGCTGTGCTTAAGAGCTCAGCGCAGCGGACATCTTTCAGGACTGCGAGTGGCGATACCTGCACCGCGAATAAATCATCTTCTTTTTGCGGACGATACTATGTTTTTCCTTGGCACGGACGACCTTAGTTGTATCTCTCTGATGGAAATTATTCACAAATACAGAAGGTCATCGGGACAGATGATTAATGCTTCTAAATCTTCCATCTTCTTCTCAGCCATGACCCCGCAGGTAATACGGGAACGTGTTAAATCACACCTCGGGATTGAGAAAGAGGGCGGAGTAGGAAAGTATCTAGGACTCCCGGAACATTTCGGTCGACGGAAGAGAGACCTTTTCACTGGTATAGTGGATCGTATAAGACAACAGGCTGCGTGCTGGTCCTCCCGACAACTCTCTCCAGCCGGTAAACTTGTTATGCTAAAGTCGGTCCTAACCGCCACTCCGGCATacacgatgacttgtttccaaCTGCCAGTGAGTCTATGTAAGCGCATTCAATCCGCACTCACAAGATTCTGGTGGGATGAGTCCCCGGAAAAAAGGAAAATGTGTTGGGTAGCTTGGGAAACACTCACTGCACCTAAAGCATTGGGAGGTCTTGGTATCAGGGATATCCAAGCTTTTAACACGGCCTTACTCGCAAAACAGTCTTGGCGGATCATCTCGAAACCTGATTGTTTACTTTCCAGAGTTCTTAGAGGCAAATACTGCAGCAAGGTGTCTTTTCTTGAGGTCGAACCTCTGAAGTCTGCATCCCATGGGTGGCGGGGAATTCTTGCAGGCAGAGACCTCCTGGCAACTAACCTGGGTAAAGCCATTGGTGATGGGGAAAGCACTAGAATCTGGAAGGATCCTTGGCTGAGTCCCCTTCTTCCGACCAGACCCATAGGACCTGCAAATGAAGAACATCAGGACCTAGTTGTGGCGGACTTTTTATGTCGAGGAAATACAGATTGGAACATTCAGAGAATCAAGGAAGTGCTACCTAATTATCTGACTGACATACTGAATGTAAAACCGAGCATCATGGGAGTTCCGGACTCGTTTGTCTGGCTAGCATCGAGGTCAGGAGTTTACACTGCGAAATCTGGATATTATGTTGCTGCATCAATGGAGTTAGCTGCTAACAGAGTTGAGGCGAGACCCCTACCAGATCAGAACCTTTACAAATCCATTTGGGCTAGTAAAATACCACCAAAGCTACATCTATTTCTCTGGAAGATAATGCAAGGAGCACTAGCGCTTGGAGAAAATTTGGCTAGGCGAGGCATCCTCAACAACATCTCATGTCGCCACTGCGGAGAACCAGAGACCACAGATCATTTGTTTCTTCACGGTGTCTTCACACGACAGATATGGAGCTCACACATCTGGTCTTCTCCCTTTGACCCAAGGCTTCATGCCACCTTTGCGGAAGCTTTCATCGGTTCAACAGCGGCCACTAATCTGCCACCATTAGGAGTAGCGACTAACCTTTTTCCTTGGATTACTTGGGGAATCTGGACAGCAAGAAACTACTATGTCTTTGAGAATAGAGTTTTCACACCTAAGGAAATCATAGCGAATGCTATCAGATTGGCAAGAGAATGGAGCATCGCGCAAACATCTCCATATTCATCTCCCTCGCCACAGCTCAGCCGAACGCTTCCACCAACTCTGACATCCCCATTTGTAGTATGTTTTACTGATGCAGCTTGGCAGGCTGGATCAAAGAAGGCAGGCTGTGGATGGATCTTCACGGACCACCGGGATGCGTGGTTGAAGCAGGGAACGAGTACCTTCAACTACACTTCATCGCCACTGATGGCTGAGGCTCTCGCCGTCAGAACAGCTCTCCTCAATGCCCTCGAAGCGGGCTATACCAGAATCTGTATTAAATCAGATTGTCAAGCACTTGTTGCTATTATCTCCTCGAAACAACACCCGGCGGATCTCCACGGAATCACTCGGGATATCGAgtttctatctctctcttttgATTGTATCTCCTTTGTTTTCATTTCCAGAAACTTGAACTCGGCTGCTGACGCCCTTGCAAAATCATCTCTGTACTCTGCTCCCACCAACTAG